gtcaagtgatgatgatggaaACAAGACGATGGTAATTGTGGTAGTGATAGTAGTTGTAATTGAAGTGGAAACATGATGGGGTAATAGTGATAGCCAAGTAAAGATGACAATGGTAGTattgataataataaaaaaaagataaataattataattacattatagttttaattatgtgatattaaatataatataagtgTGATGttgtcaattaattaattaattttcagttttgattgaaatttctttaaaataaaacttttaaataattgatataaaattaaaatgtttaaataaaaCCAATGCAAACATTTGGATTTTTTTGTTATTCAATTgtgaatattataaatataaaagtgCCAATTATTGCTTGTCAATGTCATGCCTAATGTTGCCTTGTGTTTGACACAAGTATTAAGAAGTTGATTTAAGTTGAACTCACCAAAAACaccaattttattgaaattatgatgACGCCATTCTAATCTGCCTGGAATCAAGGCCACAGAACTTTGCTCCACAAtcaaatgacatgaaatgaagAATTTTCCAAGAAATAATGGGAAGAGTCTTGAATTGACAAATGAGCTGACCCACAAATGGATCAGCCAAGTCCCACACTCCCATTTCCTATTCAAACCAATCAATTAACATTCTGATTCTGGTTTTGATTCCAAGGTTTTGGTTTGTATATAGATGAAAAATTGTTATTTAGCCattgaattttattaaaatttatttattttaaaaaatatattatttaatctatttatttttagtttaTAATTATTTGTCCTCTTGTTAacttttttattagttaattaaaggagGGAGAATAATTTTAGATGAAAACTgaataattgataaatttaaaattacacTAGATTGAATAGTTGTATTATTTGAATAATAAGAATTGAAGAGTTGAgttaagaaaaaaatatttacTCTAAAATAACAGGAGAGATTAAACAGTTCAAGGACTAAAAAATAGAAGACTAAATaggatattttttaaaaataaaaaattaaataattaattttattaaaatatagagactaaataataattttctttatatataaatttaaaaatttatcttATCAAGAGCAATAATAACCCTGCCTAGCCCACAAGGCTTATTTTCAAGCGGTCACAATAAGAAATTGACAATTACTGAACCGAAGGAGATTTCTTAACAATCCAGCAAATTATCAACCACTGGATCATTAACTTCACCATTGAAGATTGTTGTGTTTTCCATGAAGATTAGTAGGCAGAGTGGGCATCAGACAATAGCAAGTTCTGTCACTAATATGTTTGTTAGGTATGCCATCATTGTCACGTATCACTCAAAGTGGCTTTCCCCACTCAactctaaaattttacccatccaCTTCTTtcaataagaaatattaaatgacaATGACTTATTTaagccttaaaaaaaaaattattataaacaacTCTTTAGATTCTAGCTTCTTATTAATACTACAGCCCTCCAAAATCATACTTATGAGCGAGTCTCAATTAAGTGGTAAGCCTGTCCGGACAAGGCTTGAACTACTATATGCGTAGTTAGGATATTGACTCAAGATGACTTAGTAACGATGCTTGCCATTATATCTTCAATTACTCGACACATCAGCCAAAATATAAGGATCCTGTGATTTTTGCTATATTTACGTTCTTAACATTTGTGAGACTCCCAAGTGAAGTGGACTTCTAGTTCTATCAAAATATCAACTCCAATCTTAGCAAAAATCTATATTAAAACTTATAGAAAGGCCATCAGATACAGTTATTAACCCTTAATCAATTTCTCGTTCATACACTAATTCAGTTCGTATGACTTAAGCATCGGAGTGTTGGTTATCCAATCTAAACAAATTTCAACGATAAATAAGTAAGAAATTGCTCAGGCTCCTATATGCCTTATGACAAGTGATATGCAGCAGGATTAGACCATGATGCCATAGAGCAATTGTCCAATGGCTAGTCAATTATAACGACGCATGGGTGTTTTAAGAGGAATTGCAAAATAATTCCGGCATGTcattgtctttttaggatttgcagaacaatccATCTCCCCTGAATCTCGTCAGACACCAGCACCAACAAATATTAATCATGGCAACTACATTTCTAATAACAGAATTGTGATACAATAGGACACTTACGTGGTCAACTCACAAATGCTCATCCGTTCTTTCCTTCATCTCTTCAAatgatgcaaaatataaatccagCCTAATAGAACATTTCAATACAACATGATAACCAGCATGGTAGTCTATGTAAACAATACAATAAGAGCACATCTCAAGCCTGTTGCACTGGCAGAAATGTTTAATGTCTGCAATCAAAGACCCTCAAAGAACCGGATATGGTCCTCAAATGTCTCCCTGTGCCGTATTTTGGCCACTGATCCATCCTCTTCGACCTAaacaaatttataaaatttaatttcaaaggaTCAGTTTTCTTGGCAAAAACTACTCCAGAAGAAGAAACCACAATTGTTTACTAGTTAATGAGGTATTCAGAACATAACATGATTTGTATAGAAAAGAGGTAGATTAACATTGCCAAGCTGCAAGCACAGTGAAATCAAATACAAGTCTATAAGTACAACAATGTTCCATATGATTTGTACAGATAAGAGGCACTTTGAATTAAGATCCAATGTTAAACCATACCCAGTACTCAGGAGGGCGCATCTTCAGATTGTATGTTGATGCCATACTCATGCAATAAGCACCAGCATCATGGACAACCAAACCAGCTCCCTGCAAAGCACAACTCTTGATCAGAAAATGAAGAGTCCTTGCTGCAACTGCGCAGTGAATAAGATGAACATCTTACTTTAGATGGAGTTGGAAGTTCTCTATCCTTTCCTAAGAAATCAGCAGATTCACAAACAGGACCCACCACATCAAAAGTTGAAATGTCAGCATTAGTTGTTGCGGGAGAAACAAGCTCAATGTGCTGTAACAAAACATTGAAAAGTctatttattagaaaaaaaaaaggaacactATGTAGAAACCAAACAGTATTCGAGTGCGAGGAGGTAGGAGGGTTGGGTGGTGTGATTACTACTTAAGGAGAGATGAATACATAATTCAGAGGAAAGCCACTTTGCAGCTTGATTCTCTTTAAAAATTGGATCACTTTATTACCGCATATGTCTGACATCGTGCAGGAAAATAAGCAATGCTAGAATTTCTCACATGCTTAGGCTGCAATAGCTGCCAACTTAAAAGAATGTAAAACAATAGTTCACAAACCCAAATTGTTTTTAAGGCACAGTTTAGTGCCCCCAAAAAACTGAACTGA
Above is a genomic segment from Hevea brasiliensis isolate MT/VB/25A 57/8 unplaced genomic scaffold, ASM3005281v1 Scaf372, whole genome shotgun sequence containing:
- the LOC131177235 gene encoding diaminopimelate decarboxylase 1, chloroplastic-like: MSDICGNKVIQFLKRIKLQSGFPLNYHIELVSPATTNADISTFDVVGPVCESADFLGKDRELPTPSKGAGLVVHDAGAYCMSMASTYNLKMRPPEYWVEEDGSVAKIRHRETFEDHIRFFEGL